A genomic window from Phyllopteryx taeniolatus isolate TA_2022b chromosome 2, UOR_Ptae_1.2, whole genome shotgun sequence includes:
- the LOC133470930 gene encoding transmembrane protein 208-like isoform X3 yields the protein MAPKGKVGTKGKKQILEENEATLKFYTRVILGANAIYAAVNLLIFYNSSSFGTWLLLAFALAVYVGSYRSMSTMAKPVFADDGSLLDGGIDLNMEQGMAELY from the exons ATGGCG CCTAAAGGCAAAGTTGGTACTAAGGGAAAGAAGCAGATTCTCGAGGAGAATGAGGCAACCCTCAAATTCTATACAAGAGTCATCCTGGGAGCTAAT GCCATATATGCTGCTGTAAATCTTTTGATCTTCTACAATTCATCTAGTTTTGGGACATGG CTGTTATTAGCGTTTGCGCTTGCTGTGTATGTTGGGAGTTACCGCTCCATGTCCACGATGGCCAAACCAGTGTTCGCTGACGATGGAAGTCTCCTTGACGGAGGAATAGACTTAAACATGGAGCAGGGAATGGCAGA attATATTAG
- the LOC133470898 gene encoding zinc transporter ZIP1-like, with translation MITTQETHRTVLSLINCFAGGVLLAACLLDIIPDYLADINTVLDSNMIEVNFPLPEFIMAVGFFTVLILERMVLNCREMGGTVDERAPLIQDMRNGHAHAHVHGSTASPDLESSGHHVHVDFQAHSPFRSFMLILS, from the exons ATGATTACGACCCAAG AGACTCACCGCACAGTTCTGAGTCTGATAAATTGCTTCGCCGGTGGAGTTTTACTGGCAGCATGTTTGCTCGATATCATTCCCGATTACCTGGCGGACATCAACACTGTGCTGGACTCTAACATGATTGAG GTCAACTTCCCACTTCCTGAGTTCATCATGGCTGTCGGCTTCTTCACAGTCCTCATATTGGAGAGGATGGTTCTGAActgtcgggagatgggagggACCGTGGATGAGAGGGCACCTCTTATACAGGACATGAGGAACGGCCACGCCCACGCCCACGTCCATGGCTCCACCGCGAGTCCGGATCTGGAGAGCAGCGGCCACCACGTCCATGTTGACTTTCAGGCCCACTCGCCTTTTCGCTCCTTCATGCTTATCCTCTCGTAG
- the LOC133470930 gene encoding transmembrane protein 208-like isoform X2, with protein sequence MAPKGKVGTKGKKQILEENEATLKFYTRVILGANAIYAAVNLLIFYNSSSFGTWLLLAFALAVYVGSYRSMSTMAKPVFADDGSLLDGGIDLNMEQGMAEKWSGWS encoded by the exons ATGGCG CCTAAAGGCAAAGTTGGTACTAAGGGAAAGAAGCAGATTCTCGAGGAGAATGAGGCAACCCTCAAATTCTATACAAGAGTCATCCTGGGAGCTAAT GCCATATATGCTGCTGTAAATCTTTTGATCTTCTACAATTCATCTAGTTTTGGGACATGG CTGTTATTAGCGTTTGCGCTTGCTGTGTATGTTGGGAGTTACCGCTCCATGTCCACGATGGCCAAACCAGTGTTCGCTGACGATGGAAGTCTCCTTGACGGAGGAATAGACTTAAACATGGAGCAGGGAATGGCAGA gaagtggagcggctggagctga
- the LOC133470930 gene encoding transmembrane protein 208-like isoform X1, with product MAPKGKVGTKGKKQILEENEATLKFYTRVILGANAIYAAVNLLIFYNSSSFGTWLLLAFALAVYVGSYRSMSTMAKPVFADDGSLLDGGIDLNMEQGMADAPDCQTPEVCR from the exons ATGGCG CCTAAAGGCAAAGTTGGTACTAAGGGAAAGAAGCAGATTCTCGAGGAGAATGAGGCAACCCTCAAATTCTATACAAGAGTCATCCTGGGAGCTAAT GCCATATATGCTGCTGTAAATCTTTTGATCTTCTACAATTCATCTAGTTTTGGGACATGG CTGTTATTAGCGTTTGCGCTTGCTGTGTATGTTGGGAGTTACCGCTCCATGTCCACGATGGCCAAACCAGTGTTCGCTGACGATGGAAGTCTCCTTGACGGAGGAATAGACTTAAACATGGAGCAGGGAATGGCAGA cgcacccgactgtcaaactcctgaagtttgcagatga
- the LOC133470905 gene encoding zinc transporter ZIP1-like, which yields MITTQETHRTVLSLISCFAGGVLLAACLLDIIPDYLADINTVLDSNMIEVNFPLPEFIMAVGFFTVLILERMVLNCREMGGTVDERAPLIQDMRNGHAHAHVHGSTASPDLESSGHHVHVDFQAHSPFRSFMLILS from the exons ATGATTACGACCCAAG AGACTCACCGCACAGTTCTGAGTCTGATAAGTTGCTTCGCCGGTGGAGTTTTACTGGCAGCATGTTTGCTCGATATCATTCCCGATTACCTGGCGGACATCAACACTGTGCTGGACTCTAACATGATTGAG GTCAACTTCCCACTTCCTGAGTTCATCATGGCTGTCGGCTTCTTCACAGTCCTCATATTGGAGAGGATGGTTCTGAActgtcgggagatgggagggACCGTGGATGAGAGGGCACCTCTTATACAGGACATGAGGAACGGCCACGCCCACGCCCACGTCCATGGCTCCACCGCGAGTCCGGATCTGGAGAGCAGCGGCCACCACGTCCATGTTGACTTTCAGGCCCACTCGCCTTTTCGCTCCTTCATGCTTATCCTCTCGTAG
- the LOC133470910 gene encoding transmembrane protein 208-like isoform X1, whose amino-acid sequence MAPKGKVGTKGKKQILEENEATLKFYTRVILGANAIYAAVNLLIFYNSSSFGTWLLLAFALAVYVGSYRSMSTMAKPVFADDGSLLDGGIDLNMEQGMAETVTSLHIDRKWSGWS is encoded by the exons ATGGCG CCTAAAGGCAAAGTTGGTACTAAGGGAAAGAAGCAGATTCTCGAGGAGAATGAGGCAACCCTCAAATTCTATACAAGAGTCATCCTGGGAGCTAAT GCCATATATGCTGCTGTAAATCTTTTGATCTTCTACAATTCATCTAGTTTTGGGACATGG CTGTTATTAGCGTTTGCGCTTGCTGTGTATGTTGGGAGTTACCGCTCCATGTCCACGATGGCCAAACCAGTGTTCGCTGACGATGGAAGTCTCCTTGACGGAGGAATAGACTTAAACATGGAGCAGGGAATGGCAGA gacggtgacgagtctgcatatcgacaggaagtggagcggctggagctga